A region of the Enoplosus armatus isolate fEnoArm2 chromosome 8, fEnoArm2.hap1, whole genome shotgun sequence genome:
ataaaaatattgagtATATGTAATTTAAGTAACCACATATCGCAATTATTCACTGAGGACTGGAGATCAGGGAAAACATcccatttaaaatatatatatatataatattaatattaaaatataaataaccTTGTTCATAATAGCCAAAGTTAAGCTGATCGTTTAACTTTAATTATTGAGACTACAACAGAAAAGCCAcgttttttcttccttttttgtgtACAGTAACATATTCCTCTTACACCCATTCTGAGTCTTCCGGCTTGCGTGTTACATGAATACTGATTTGCACTCGCCATGAACTCACCTGAGGGATGCCCAGGCAGGAAAATCCTGCATGAGTCACTGCCACGCTTAAAAAACATGGTTTAAAAGCAGCAGGACTCGCTCAACACTCATCACTCAAAGGGACGAGCACACAGCAGGAGACACCAGCTCACTTCAAAACCCACCATGGATTCTTGTTTCGCGACTTTAGCTGCTCTTTTCTTGCTCTTCGCGGCTGCATCCTGCGCTCCAGCCGGGCTCAGTCTGCAGGATGCATGCGCTGATGTACGGAGCAGCTCTCTGGAGCTTAATCACGTTGCCAAGATTGTATCAGTAGAGgtaagtgggtttttttttttatagtttgcTTTATTTGGAATTATTAATGCAAAATACACCCCAAAATATTGGAAATAACTTTTCCATACAGCCTCTGGAACATTTTTGGTCActgaaattatgttttctgtgactgtaAAGCTTTTACAAATATGTTGAACCATCTGTAAACACATTCTGAAGTGTTTGTTACCAGCAATATATCAGTGATATTAATTACATTCAATTAAAATTGCTGACTGGGCAGATTTTGCTCACCTACAGACTGCTTTAAAATATCATTAGTGTTAAAATTAACACACAATGTTGACTTTAAATTAGCTGTATATATTAGTATTTATTATCTTATATAATTCAACAGTGTACTGAGCATGTTTGTCTCAAATGGTCTGTAGGCACGAAATGGATCCAAAGATGTGACAAATTTCACCACCTCACTTCTTTGGATGGAGGCGAAAGACCTGTGTGATCCTGAGACCCTCAAAGAGAAGTCTGCGGTAagcaacaaaaccaacaatacatACAACAAATATCAGATTAATGCCATTATATCGGTGGTAGTAGACACGAATAAGAAATATAGCAGTTTTCTATTTGCAATACAAAACCACAAGTTTCTGATTGTGATGTGATTTCTAagtttccttctcctctctccttccacaGCCATGTATTGGGAAGATACTCGATGTCCTAACGAGCTACAACTCTGCAGTGGAGAGGGTTGCTGGGTTTCCAAGCTGCTCAGTGTTTGTCAGCAAAGTGAAGCCAGTGATGCACAAACTGCACAAAGACATGAGCAAATGTGTGAAGTCCAGGGTAGAGATGAATCACCACAAGGTAAGCTTGGTCGACTGAGATAAGTGATCCAAAAAGCCCAACAAGCTTTGGGAGATTTGTAACAGCATTACGCCTTGTTGGCTCACGGCTCAGAtaaaattgattaaaaacaacttcTGATTCTGCAGGAGTCCCACATCAGTGGAGAAGAGACTCAGTCCATTGCTCGCTGGCAGGAGAATCTGCTGTGCCACTACACCATGGACAgactcttctccttctccatcctcACCGCTCGGGTCTTTGCTGTTGGAGATCCGGCTCGTCACGCAGAGGGCTCGGCTCAGAAATGCATGTAGAGCATGAAATGTGGCTGACAAGCAGCTGTGAAGTGCACAAGCATCCTTTACTTGATCACATTGATCAGAAAGTCTCTAGTACAGCCTTCAGAGGCGGATGATGTGTCTACATCAGTGTTTCCACTCTTGTTCCTCCCATGTATACATGGAATGTATTTCCAATGGAATTATTATCTAACATATTTATTCAAatcatatttattgtatttatttattgatatttattgaAATCAGTTTGTGTGCTTATCTCTATGTCCTTTGTtatgcaaaataaatacaatgtgcataataaaacaatgactttCATCATCATATGTCTTGTGATTCATAAATTATGTCATAGTATTTTTTACTGCGATTGTTCCttccactgaaaataaacatgacaaattCCTGCACTGACAACTCTTTTCTTGAATGAATTTCCAAAACAACACCCAGACAAGTATGAGATAACGAGGAAGCTGTGCTTTCCTAAAAGATTCCTGCTGCTCTTCGGAGATCCACAACTTCCTGCAGGCTTGGCACACTACCAGTCAGTGTGTTCATTATAGCAGATGTGCTCACGCTCTGATGATGCAATGTTACCCAGTAGTaattcaaagcaaaaaaaggaaGGTGTCACGTTTTAAGGGGAAGAGGAAGTAGCAGTGAGGTCAGTGCAAACGTACCGGATTGCTCAACAAGGAAGTTTGTTCTCTGAGTGACTTAATATTTAGAATTAATTCAAGCTCCCTCAGCGTGTCCCGCCCACAGCAATCCTGTCTTTCAAGGGAAAAATCCCAAAGTTGACTGTTTGCATCGTCCCTCAGAGCAAAAGCTCTTATCTAAAGTGCTTTGAAAGAAAGATAAGATCAGAAgtaagcacaaacaaaatgaaataaatgcatagataatatataaaacaaaaaaataaaaacaaacaaaaattagAGACCCTCACAACTAGAGACAGTCACTCTGACCCAagatacattattattattattattattgatatattattACTGTGCAGTGACAAAAAATAGGTAATAAGTATGAGGATACTCTGTGAAGGGTGGCCAGTAAGAAAACAAGGTTTTACTACACTCAGCTTGTTTGTGTGAGGATGATGCAAGCAGGAAGGTCAACGTTTTACAGTAAGTCACTGGTGAGATTTTATGACATCATATATAGCGTTGCGTGAGCAACTGTGTCAAcaatttgtttaaatttttttCTGATCATTTAGACATGGATTGATTGAagatttggtcataaaccaaaaaattgcacaatttgacattttgacttgatgatgcCACTAGATGAACAGACAGGCGTCACctaagtcattaggattcatcctctggggcaGTGGTTCACAACCTGGGGGGTCACAAGATATTTAAGAGGGTAggaaatcagaaaataaatatttctgcaACACCACTTTTCAgacttttgcttttttcttgtgaattatcagatatttttttttgggATAAAAGGTCCCTCTTTGGATGAACTGGTCACAACctgtaaacaaatgcaaaccTTCATTTTGAGGGGTCAtcagccaaaaaggttgggaaccgctgTTCTAGGGACCATGTTTGATTCAAAAGTTGAGCTTGACAGTTAATTCTTGACcacagaaacagcagttgacaaatcACTCTCAACTCAAGATCCATAAATATGTACAAATGAACGTAAAATGTCcacataaaaatgtgtttaataaatGACTGACTCAGCAAGGCAAAGTTCCTCAGGATGTACTGCACATGTAATCCATgggtaatgtgtaatgtgagttTTACATCACTTCCTTATTTTGTTTCTCTACACACACCGCTCATGCTACTGGGAAGCAATCTGTTCAGTGTGCCAGTAacagcctgtttgtttttgttttcattccctGAGCATTTGTCATTTGCCCTGTCCAAGATATTCCTCCACGCTATGTTACCCTTACCTACTGTTTCAGTAAACTCACGTTATGATAAGGGTCAAGACTCAGTGCTGTTTAGTCTGAGAGATTTGAGCTGATGCTGCAGGGGGGATCTAAGGAGTCTATAGACCTTCgctatttactgtattttcacttttacacCAGAAAAACCCATCGAGTTATACTTTAGGATGAGTTTGCTCAAAGGCTAATAGAGCAAccaacatcattttgtttgtgagcTCCACATATTGACTATGAAGTGTGGTGTTCAAGTGTAGATTGCTTTGATTTGTGGATTTGAGGCACAAACATAACATTCACTCCAGGGATCAGGTGTTTCCGGTGTTGAGTATTAATATCAGGGTTTCTCATAGGCCGCTTTGGGCAGTGTTACAAATCAATGAACAGTTCTGCTTTCTGGCAAAACTGGTTTAACAGGATTCTTGCATCAACGTGATGAAGTTTCTTGATTCGTCAGGTATTCATTTCACTAGATAAGCCGAAGACATTCCCatctttattttctcaattgaGTTTTCAAGAAAAAGTGATCATGACATATCaatattgtgaaataaaataatgtaaaaacgTTAGGGCTGAAATGTGAGCATCACTGGACAAGTTAAAGTCCTTTTGCATGTACagttatcttatcttatctatgtgtaaaaaaaaaaaaaaaaaaaaaaagacttagtCTGGCAGAATGCCCCTTTTCagaatgttattttattattgactGTATGTTATATAATTGGATTATATTTACTGAtgtattaatgtgtaagcaACTTTTAAATGTTGTAGGTGGTCGAGGtaaagctcattttaatgacttcataTACTGTTGGATAGTTAAATCTGTCTTATTTTACAACCTGTTGAgcttgaaagttcattcttgactttggaaacagtCTGActtcaaggtccacttacacgttctgttctgttctgttctggagcttttgacagTATTACACAATCCTCATGAGCAGGTTGAGTAACATAAAATGTctatataaaaatgtgtttcaatgAATGACTGACTCAGCAAGCCAAAGTTCCTCAGAACGTCCCGCACATGTAATCCATgggtaatgtgtaatgtgagttTTACATCACTTCCTTATTTAATTTCTCTACGCACAGCTCATGCTACAGGGAAGCAGTCTTCTCAGTGGTAACAGCCTTATTTTATAAATCAGGAAATGATGATATGTTTACATATAAAATCTGGATCTGCAAACTAAGGAGTATCTACAGATGTCAAATaaaagtggagtaaaaactacaatatttgcTTCTGAAATTGGAGTACAGGcatggctggattaacctgTTAGGGGGCCCTGGGGCAAAAACATGCTCTCACTGATCCCCCACCTTCTTCTCTAATGAGCAATGTGTATGTATTGTCACCTCCAACGTCCCATTCGGACCAGTGTAACCAGTACCCCTATGCTGGAATATATATGTTAGTTTGTGGTTATTCAATAAACGAAACAATGATAAATTGATGCTCCttaaactagattttgacacgGGTCCCTCTACAACACGGGGTCACAAAGTTAGCTAATAATGCAGATTCACATTAGTTGATATTACATTTTCGTGgtgaaaatataatgtataaagCTGCATAAcgtggaaatattcaagtaaaacacaagtacctcaaaactgtacttattgtcttattgtctatttgttatttatcttaccttattcttttacctttatatttttacatgtttgttgtcagcaccatcagaccacggcaaattccttgtaatgtatgttacttggcaataaacagtttctgattctgattctattGTACTAAGGCCTAAAACAGCTGGGTATTGTTTAGCAAACGCTACTCAATCCAGGGTAAATAGTAGATTTAATAGGGGCtattttcacatgttttggTACTTTAGTGGGTTTTTACGGCAGCAGGACAGTGCATGTGAGATggactcaaaataaacaatagTGCCCATGTTCCCTgtaataaaggaacatgtcacacaATACAACAGAGTGgttcattgatgtgtttttaatagtttttggacaacaatggagctctgtggcacatAGGGAAGCTACATCAGGCTTTGCCAACTCAGACAATACTACTAGTAAAAActacagaatatcaccagacgcCACAAGTAATTTCCCCCACAGGTATGAAATCACTTTTGTACCAACCACTATATGCCAAACTGTTTGCCGACCTTTGGTATTTTGGTggtgcatttatttttaatagtaaattgtgtcttttatgaatgtttaaaatttaaaatttctaaaaaaaaaaaaaaaaaaaagatttggttGTTATTGTCTTTATAGATGCATTAATAACCCACCTACACTTAACAGCATTTAAGTTTGTGTCCAATTAAACTCCACCTGAGAGGCAAATATGCGTGCAAGCTGCACTGAAAGTGAAAGCCGGAAGCTCGAGGTGAAACTACGAAAGTTCATACCTACCCTGTTATTATGCTGACATTTAATAGTTATAAGGGAATTAACATAGATATTTAACTCTTGCTCATATGCACTGGGGTGGGCAGGGAATTTCTTGGAGGGCAATTGCTCTTTGCTAAAACTGCTAAaaaaagtcccccccccccccttcctaactcccctcctctcacctgTTTACCCGCCGTTCACCGGGACAGGACACAGGCTGGAGATTTGACAGATGTCCGCCGCAGCGAAGGAACCAGCCCAAAGCTAACGAAGGCGgggttaaagaaaaaacaaggaaTTTCCTGGTGAGCTACGACAACACAGGAAGGTAAAGTTTGCTCCGTTgaaatgtaaagttttaaaCCTCGAAATGCCGCATGGGCGAGGCTTAATTATCAGAATTTAACAGAAGCTTTTAACCCCCGCAGACGTAACTCATAGTGTGCAGCAGTTACATCATGATTAACGTAACtttgagctaacgttagcatgttaacCTGTAGATAGCAGCTCAACTGTTAGCTAGCTGGCGAACGTTATGCTATTTAACGTCAACTGTTAAGCTGGAGTAAGAGAATTTGGGCATTGTGTGAACAGTTACTGTCATGTTCTTGTACAATACTTCACATCTGAACGTTATTGCTACTTTatgatagattttttttgtgctccGGTTAGTGCCTGAATGTTGCGGCTAGATGTAGCTGAGTGATGTGTGTGGAGTCCTGTGAGAGGAAGCGCATGTTTCAGGCACTCAGAACAATTCAGCCGGGCGGAGTCTTTTCTCCAGAGATGCGATCTTTCTTTTCGATTAATCGTTTCCACTATGCACTAGTAAAAAGGTTCAAGAGAGTAAATTGACTGAGTACTTCTTCATAGTTCTCTGCAAAAACAGTTGCACAGTAGATCTAATCAATTAGCCTTAAAATAAAGCAGATTAGTTAAATAACAATTTAATTCATAGTGTAAACTAGTTCAACAAGaaactaaaaaaatatattaaatgtgtgtacatttgtgtataGCATTAGTTGATTAATCTTTGTCAAAGTTGTCAAAGATTCATCGATTAGTCAATCACCAGAAAATTAATTGAGGATGTGCTGCTTGCCTTTGATttaatatctttttgttttggacaaaacaagacatttgatgacttCAACTTTTAAGAATATTGTGATCAGTTAAATTGATAATAAccaattgttagttgcagccctagttggTTACTCCTAATTAATGTGACAGATGGCCTTTAAATTGTTGCATAGAAGTAACTAATATAAACACAGTGATGACTGTAGCTATTGTAAATGTTCCTCTACCACATCTGTATTGTTTGGTGATAGTATAAAACTTGCATCCCATAAGCAGAGTTGTGCATCGTTGAAATGATATaggaaatgttgattttatAAACTTAATTTCAGCAGATCAGCCTCATCACTACTAGCAATTTTACAATATGTCTAAGGTACTCGAACTCCCAGATTTAGCCTGCCTGCTAATATCGTGTTTGAGAAGCTCAATGTCTTAAGTCACAGGGGATTAAAAGGTCTGTGGGTGCCTCTTGAAACAACAGAGCCTTGTTTTCAGCATCCTGAAGTCCTacattttttgtctctctgtgttcaaGATGAATGTGGGCGTAGCTCACAGCGAGGTGAACCCCAACACGAGGGTGATGAACAGCAGAGGAATATGGCTCACCTACCTGCTGCTGACCGTCGTGCTGCACATCGTCCTGCTCAGCATTCCTTTCTTCACTGTGCCGCTTGTCTGGACCCTGACCAATGTCATCCACAACCTGGTCAGTTAAGATGATCCTCTGTAATATATCTGGGTGTATTAGTGTGCAATGTtgaaaatcaatgagcaggactgcCTCATGTTAAAGGTTAGTTCAACATATAGGGAAACgtgctcattcactttcttccCGAGAGATGTTTTTGTCTATCTTGCCCTCATCATGGTGGCGTCTGAGGCTGTCTCCAGTTTCCTCAGACATTATCAGCCTGATGTGGTGTTTTAATTTTGATGGACTTCACACTGGTTGGCACTTCACTGTGCGTGCATTCTCAAAGTGAGAAATtgaaatatgaagttacagccatGAGATGCTTTGCTTAGCTTAATttaacacaaagacaggaaacagctatCCTGGATCCTGGACCTGGATGTTCAAAGgttaaaaagaaatctgcctaccagcacctctaaagcacattaattaacacgttatatcttatttgtttaatctgcacaagaccccgaagtgtaaaaataataagttgcagttttacatactgggggttatgtgccagtaacttcctggagtaCTTAAacttttttacctttggacagacaGCCAGGCTAAGCTGACCGTGTCTTGAGTCCAGAGctatatttaatggacagatatgagagtggtattgatcctctcaactctcagcaagaaagcaaatgagcatatttcccaaatgtcaaactattcctttaatttcacatttatgtATGATTTTTACATCAATGTGATTTATCGGGTATTTAATTCACAttcctgtttgctttttttatgcATCAACAATTTCTTGATTGATTTTTCCAGAAAATCAACTGTATCACATATATATTGATGTCACGATTTTAAGATTACATATACCGTAAAAgaggattttatccatattgctcacccctattttttttttaattcaaaatatataaagtatcAATTTATCAGTATTGCAATCTGATCAGCTCTGCAgatcagcaaaaaaaagtataGTAAGTTCTATTTTACTGAGTGAAGAACAATTTCCCCgcggggatcaataaagtatttctgattctgaaaaattATGTGAAACGCATGTGTAAATGATAAAGTATGTGGCAAGCCTGCATATAAATTCGGCATGTTTGCAGTTTTTGATAATGAGAGTGTGGGTAAATATCCTCCAGCTGTACATCCGAACATTACCTCTTGAAAAGTATAAACTAATTGgaaacctgtctgtctttgtggcTCATAGTAGTTGCGTGTCTCTCCTTGTCCTCTGCAGGTGATGTACCTGTTTCTGCACACGGTGAAGGGCACTCCCTTTGAGACACCAGACCAAGGCAAAGCTCGTCTGCTCACACACTGGGAACAGATGGACTACGGTGTCCAGTTCACATCTTCGCGCAAATTCCTCACCATCTCACCAATTGTTCTGTAAGTCTGTCCGCTGCTCATATTTAAAAGTCATCTGCAGTGCTGGacagtttctgtttcattacGATGGCTAAATCAGCATGTAGCTTAATATATGATGAGTTAACTGGAATGGGTCTGTTTCTGACACACTGGTTCAGGCTGTTGGGAATCTTCTGGCTTTTCTTTCTATCATCTTCATCCATCTGGGGATTTAACACTAGAaattctttgtcattttcaaaacaacGGGTCCTGGATTTCAGACAGCAGATGACAAAAGTCGGCTTCTCATTTCTGGCCAGggttaaaatgatttttaaccTCTAGTAGCGCTGTGGAGCAGTTTTCCTATAAATGCACACGCACTAGGATGCAAATGTGCGCCACGTGCATGCAGGTGACGAGATACACAGTCCAActaatggt
Encoded here:
- the ormdl2 gene encoding ORM1-like protein 2 is translated as MNVGVAHSEVNPNTRVMNSRGIWLTYLLLTVVLHIVLLSIPFFTVPLVWTLTNVIHNLVMYLFLHTVKGTPFETPDQGKARLLTHWEQMDYGVQFTSSRKFLTISPIVLYILASFYTKYDPTHFLINTSSLLSVLLPKLPQFHGVRIFGINKY